Sequence from the Brachionichthys hirsutus isolate HB-005 chromosome 21, CSIRO-AGI_Bhir_v1, whole genome shotgun sequence genome:
AGCGTGGCCACTGTACACAAAGTAAGACCACTACTCCCTATTGGTTTGGTGTTTGTCTCATCTTGATTTGGCAGAACAGATCGTTTTGCTCCACCAATTAGGTGGCCATTAATCATACCACAGTCCCACGATGCACTGGTGGCGCGTCAGTCAGCTGGAATAGCAACACTCGTGGCtcgcaaggcagataaagcggctgtagacgagacgattgtgGTCGTCTTGCCTACGagaaaatggacggatggataatTAGAACACGTCATCAGGAATCTGCTGAAAAGAGTCAGTTATGCTGCAGGAAACGTAATTGAGAAACGTATCAATCCAATCATGAGCAGAGAAGAGTGGCTCACTTCATTCTTCTTCCAGATGTAGAATGCGTGTTGCCCCGTTTCCTGTCTGGGTTTCTTCTGTGTCTCTGACTCGGTCTCTTTCCGCTCCTCCCAGGTGCTGTTAGATGGTTACCTGATGGTGGGTATCGATGGCGCCGTGTCGGACAGCGGCTCTGACTGGTTCTGCTACCATGCCTCGTCTCATGCCATCCTTCCTGTTGGCTTCTGTAAGAAGAACTGCCTTCCTCTCACAGTACCTCCAGGTAAACGATCGATTGTTTGATTCTGCTCGCGTGCCTTTTCACAATTTCTGCcattgctgttttgttttacttttctgTTGTCAATCTATGCAGTAAAAACAATTCTCAATCAGTAAACTGtgaatgaaaatgcttttgGATTTCTCTGTTTTCGGCAGGCTATGACTCTCAGTCGTTCTCGTGGGACAAATACCTGGAGGAGACGAAGGCTCACGCTGCACCAGCTCGATTGTTCAATACTGTATGGCGGGGTATCTGAATATAGTGGCCATTTGACTCAGTCAGAAGTGCAAATTGAAagcattctattttttttcagGACTACGTGGGTCATGGATTCTCCACCAACATGAAGCTGGAGGCGGTGGACTTGATGGAGCCTCGCCTGGTGTGTGTGGCCACTGTGAAGCGATGCGTGGGCCGCCTGCTGCTCATCCACTTTGACGGCTGGGACGATGAGTTTGACCAGTGGATTGACCACCAGTCTCCAGACATCTACCCTGTGGGCTGGTGCCAGCTCAGCGGCTACCCGCTGCAGCCTCCTCCAGGACTCGGTAAATGGCACATTTAATAGCAACACCTCTTTATTTAATGAATAATTCAGTCATATCTAAACTGAGACAGTTTATTCCGATAAGGAGTTTACATAAAGTCTGTTGAACCTGATTGAACGGTAATTTGCATTATTGTCTCATTAAAGAGAATGAAAACGGCCCTTGTTTTCGCACAGATGAGCATCTGAagtgtctgtttctgttttccagTTGATTTTACCGAAGTCCAGACAGCACAGAACAAGAAATCCAGGACGTTTTGGTTTGGTAAAAAGAGTAAGTTTAAATCAGAAAGGTATTTGGGGGTTTTGTGTTTTGGCCCAGACATCTGACAGAATTTTTGTCTTGGACAGAAAAGAAGAGCGCAAAAAAGAGACTTTCTGAGGATCAAATTAAAGATGACTCTGGTGAGCAGTCTAATGTCAAAGTGAGTCCTCCAGGGCCGGAACGCCTCAGACCTGCTCCAAAAGTGCCTCCCATGCAGCCCAAGACCGAGCCAGAGGATCAGGAGAGTAAGTCAAATGACTGCCATTAAACGTCATCTGTACCTTTTTGAAAATTTTGAGAGACAGTTTTGTGTAATTGATTCGTTTTTGTCTGTAGTCTGTGCAGTGCGAGTGAAAGTGGAAGAAATGGAAATGGAGACTCCTATCAACCCTCCAGATAACACCCACCAAGACAGCATGAGTGGAATCaagcaggagggaggggagcAAATTAAATCAGGAGTACATCAGGCACCGACGCAGAATCACTCTGCACAGGAAACGAGGGGTCAGAGTGAAACCGCAGCAGGAAGTAGTGAAGATTTACTGGGCTTCACTGGTGAACGCAACAGTGAGCAgaatggaaacaaacaaaggagTGGTGGGGAGGTGAGTCAAAAGGTGGACCAAGAGGAGCGGAGCCATGGAGAAGGAAGCACCATTCCAGAGAGCAGTGCAGAGCAGGACACGATGCCAGAGGGTGCTTTGTGAGGACTCTAAATACAGCTCTGGGTTTAAATGGCagcatttgttttcattgtttgtttgtttttttgtgggggggggggttgccctGGTTCATGTTAAGATGTCGTGTTTTGTGTAAATATGAAACCATTACAAAAAAGTATGAATGTTGTCTCGGACTATTTTTACAAACATGACTTTGATTTCGGAGTGTGGTACATTCTGCTGTTATTGTGTATTAGTAAAACCACCATAAAGCCAAAGAGTGTATGGTACTTGAGCAATAATTAAAGTTAGCATTCTCTTCATTTTGCCATCATTCAGGTGATAAAACGTCCAACAGAGCTGCTCGGGAGCCAGCGGGGCTGTAAATGATGCAAGTTTCCTGCTTAACAAAAGAAATAGAATCTTTTTGGCTTTTTCATTGATTCTGATGAGACAGCAAAGAGGATATACTGCAGGAGATATGAATGATCAGCTGTGGCTTCCAGTGTCACGGTTTAACCTCAAAGTCTTCAATagtttccttttcttctggcaGCTGTGAGGAAACATCTCCGAGCGGCCCGAGCTTCAGGCCGTGCGGAGTCTTTTTGTAGCTTTCTTGACTGCTGCTAATTTTTTGTTGGCACCTTTTTGTGTTTTAGGTTTAGctttcttcattttcattttccgaCGCCCGTTGAGGTACATTGGTTTAGGTTTGCTCGATTTGGGTGCTTTGGCAGGCTTCGGCGTAGCAGTGGGGGCGTAGAGGAGGCTCTCCCCCCCGGGACAGACTCTGAAGATGTGGACATCTTTGACTTTCCCGCCTTTCAGCTCCGGGGGGTTGGCACAGGTGGCTCGTACCTTCAGGTTGACTTTCTCGATCCACCTAGATGAAGATAAAACGCCAAATGATTGTATTAAACGCAACCAGACACGGAACGTACCATCTTAAATGAGTAATGGCGTATAGTGAACACACATTAATTGAGACATAAAGTAATAGTTGCCCTGCTTTGGAGAGAGATAGGCCTGTGCTGTAACTGTCTTACAAGCGTAGCGGCAGTAGAGGGCAGTCACACATCAGAGGGTTGTCGGCCAGGTTGATGACCTCCAAAGAAGAGAGAGGGTGGAGGTTCggcacctcctccagctggttGCCCTCCAGGAAAAGACTCCTTAACCCCGGGCCCAAACCTGCCAGGGAGTCCTGTGACATCTAGAGGCCGAGAGTTGGCGTCAGAATTTTGTTGTATAATCTtgcttaaatgttttttttttgtgaagccAGCAGAAGATCCAACACGAGTCCAaattttctgtcttttgttttttttgtaaatgcacAAATTTGACAAAAACAGAAGGATATTGTGAAGAGAAAGGTCTATCGTGCCATTGGTAGAGGACTAATGGCTAACCACCTGAAGCCCCCTCACCTTCTCCAGTCCCATGTTATCCAAATAAAGCTCCTTCAGCATCCTTCCCAGTGGCTGAAAAGCATTTGGCCCCACCCAGCGAATCGAATTCCAAGACAGCCTCAGATCTCTGAGGTTTTCTGTCTTGCCCAGGGCTTCGGTGGGCACCTCCTTCAGCTTGTTGCCCCCCAGGTGGAGCGTATCGAGGTCTCTGGCCTGGTCCAGAGCTCTGTGGGACACGCGATCTATGACATTCCCAGTAAGGTAGAGAGCTCTTAGGCCCTCGGCTCCAATCAAGGTGTCTGGCTCCAGCTTGGTGATGCCGTTGTTCTCCAAATGAAGTGCCAGCAGGCTGGGCACCAGTTTGAAGGCACCTATGGGGAAACCGGTGAAGCGGTTCTTCTCCAGGTGGAGGTAAGTCAGCTGGGGGAGACCTGCAGATGACAATTATGGAAACTGAGGGAAGaataaagctaaaaaaaaaaaaacttgtgtgactttatttattgttctgacCTTTAAAGGCATCGGGGCTGAGGGATGCAAGGTCATTCTCTGACAGGTACAGGTAGATCAGTCCCTTCATTCCAATGAAAGCCCCGCTTTCCACCTCCACAATCTTGCAGCGCTGCAGATGCAGGGACACCACCTGGGCGACACCTGGAAAGCTCCTGCTCGGGATGTAGTGGAAGTGATTCCCACGCAAGTCAAGGAGACGCGTGTTGGAAGAGAACCCCCGTGGAACTTTGGTGTGGCCGCGGTTCTCGCATGAGGAGTGGTGCGTCTCAGCCTGAAGATCGGCGGGTCATGGGGGGGCAGAATATTACTCCCACTCTTTCAAAATGTCTACATTCACATGCAGATATCCTGAAGCAAGTTTCTCTCAATCCGTACATCAACATTCCTGCAACATTGACCTCTGAGATTGTTGCTGCATGTCTAGAAAGTCATAAACCGAGTAAATCAGGCCTCGCTGCCACATCCCGGAGGCTTCAGGCCCAGCTCACCTCGCAGACACAGTTGACGGGACACTTGACCTTGCTGTCAGGCTCTTCGGTTGGGGCTGGTTTGACCCTAGTTGCCTCCTCAAACTCTGCCTGCAGCATGGCCTCCTGGCTCTGACAGCGCAGCTCAGGAGGGTAAACGGCCTCCAGGTTCTCTCCTGCCAAATGGGCTGGTCCTGCACACGTCCCCATGAGCTTCACCTTGTTTTGGATCGTCCACTCTCTGTGGAGAAACGAGTCCAGAAGGGAATTATCTCTGCTGACAGGATTAAAGCAAGGTGGCCTCGATAACGTCGCACGTCTGCTCGACCTGAGAGGCCGCAGGTAGCAGTTGCAGTAAATGGGGTTCCCGGCCAGGTTGACTCGTGCCAGGTTGGGCGTCCCCTCAGAGAAGGGCTGGATGACGCGCAGCTGGTTATGGCTGATGTCCAGGTGGATGAGGCTTGGGGACTTTGACACAGCTGTGCTGACCAACTCCTGCAGGGACATGTGGTCTAAGAAGATGTGGGTCAGTTTGGCCATGGACACCATTTCCTCCCCGAGGTAAGTCATTGGGTTGTAGCTCAGGTCAAGGCGGGTCACTTCTGGCAGCCtggagagcgagagggagcaGAGTGTTGAATCAGCAGGCATGTTGCCTTCAGGAtgctaaatataaataaaagagagaaaCGCTTATCAGCCATGCGAGCATAAAGGCTCTGCAGATGGCAATATCGGTTTACTGCTTCCACCCAGAGTGACGTATATCGACTACTGGCTGATTTACTATTGTCAAACTTGTATTTTTACAGTGAAGGACTCGGACTGC
This genomic interval carries:
- the chadlb gene encoding chondroadherin-like b — protein: MYSQLNPHALWALLLLCSPSAHAAKCPQHCVCDQIQLTVTCINRNLTKVPPTIDEITVKLDLRGNDIQELPPGAFRHTPYLTHLSLQRCNIHHIKEGAFRSLGRLVFLNLANNNIEILYQESLDGLSSLKQLLIDRNRVEEIQPGAFSQLGFLNLLSLTHNQLVYMPNMAFQGLLNIKWLRLSHNSLNYLDIEAFAGLFTLTRLSLDHNELQFFPTETMTRLPEVTRLDLSYNPMTYLGEEMVSMAKLTHIFLDHMSLQELVSTAVSKSPSLIHLDISHNQLRVIQPFSEGTPNLARVNLAGNPIYCNCYLRPLREWTIQNKVKLMGTCAGPAHLAGENLEAVYPPELRCQSQEAMLQAEFEEATRVKPAPTEEPDSKVKCPVNCVCEAETHHSSCENRGHTKVPRGFSSNTRLLDLRGNHFHYIPSRSFPGVAQVVSLHLQRCKIVEVESGAFIGMKGLIYLYLSENDLASLSPDAFKGLPQLTYLHLEKNRFTGFPIGAFKLVPSLLALHLENNGITKLEPDTLIGAEGLRALYLTGNVIDRVSHRALDQARDLDTLHLGGNKLKEVPTEALGKTENLRDLRLSWNSIRWVGPNAFQPLGRMLKELYLDNMGLEKMSQDSLAGLGPGLRSLFLEGNQLEEVPNLHPLSSLEVINLADNPLMCDCPLLPLRLWIEKVNLKVRATCANPPELKGGKVKDVHIFRVCPGGESLLYAPTATPKPAKAPKSSKPKPMYLNGRRKMKMKKAKPKTQKGANKKLAAVKKATKRLRTA